In Streptomyces capitiformicae, one genomic interval encodes:
- a CDS encoding cytochrome b/b6 domain-containing protein encodes MNQRLEAQPVASGTRVRRFTPAERWIHRTTAALMGVCVATAACLYVPALAELVGRRALVVTLHKWTGLLLPLPVLAGLASRTFRADVGRLNRWGPHDRLWLRAARCRVPGLGPCRHTPGCLTTPFTHAGRTGRKPKYIQYEGFHPARPEHAPDTVRPALRADDGSVATGPRPAAKFNAGQKLYAAWIAGATLVMLATGLMMWFTHLTPLMWRTSATFVHDWLALTIGIVLAGHIGMALGDPEARRGLRTGLVSREWADREHPLWRP; translated from the coding sequence CCGCACGACGGCCGCCCTGATGGGCGTCTGCGTGGCGACGGCGGCCTGCCTCTACGTCCCCGCCCTCGCCGAACTCGTCGGTCGCCGGGCCCTGGTGGTGACGCTCCACAAGTGGACGGGCCTGCTCCTCCCGCTCCCGGTCCTCGCGGGCCTGGCCTCCCGCACGTTCCGCGCCGACGTCGGCCGCCTGAACCGCTGGGGTCCACACGACCGCCTCTGGCTCCGCGCCGCCCGCTGTCGTGTCCCGGGCCTTGGGCCCTGTCGCCACACTCCCGGCTGCCTCACGACGCCATTCACGCACGCTGGCCGCACCGGGCGAAAGCCCAAGTACATCCAGTACGAGGGCTTTCACCCGGCACGCCCAGAGCACGCACCTGACACCGTGAGGCCCGCCCTTCGGGCGGACGACGGGAGTGTGGCGACAGGGCCCCGCCCCGCCGCCAAGTTCAACGCCGGGCAGAAGCTCTACGCCGCCTGGATCGCCGGCGCCACCCTCGTCATGCTCGCCACGGGCCTGATGATGTGGTTCACCCACCTCACCCCCCTGATGTGGCGCACCAGCGCGACGTTCGTCCATGACTGGCTCGCGCTGACGATCGGTATTGTCCTGGCCGGCCACATCGGCATGGCCCTCGGAGACCCGGAGGCCAGGCGGGGATTGCGGACAGGGCTGGTGAGCCGGGAGTGGGCGGACCGGGAACATCCGCTGTGGCGGCCGTAG
- a CDS encoding GntP family permease, with product MPILNVEMLAADPVEPITSAGHTQLGIAVLAGIAVIVVLITRFKVHAFLALTIGTLALGAVAGAPLDKAIASFTAGLGSTVAGVGVLIALGAILGKLLADSGGADQIVDTILAKAGGRAMPWAMVLIASVIGLPLFFEVGIVLLIPVVLMVAKRGGYSLMRIGVPALAGLSVMHGLIPPHPGPLVAIDAVKANLGVTLALGLVVAIPTVVIAGPLFSTYAARWVDVPVPERMISLRASEELEKRPGFGATIATVLLPVILMLAKALVDIVVDDPENMVQRVFDVVGSPLIALLAAVIVGMFTLGRAAGFAKGRLASTVETSLAPIAGILLIVGAGGGFKQTLIDSGVGQMILDISEDWSIPALVLAWLIAVAIRLATGSATVATISAAGLVAPLAADMSTTHAALLVLAIGAGSLFFSHVNDAGFWMVKEYFGMSVGQTIKSWSVMETIISVVAGAMVLLLSLVI from the coding sequence GTGCCCATACTCAACGTCGAGATGCTGGCAGCGGACCCCGTCGAGCCGATCACCTCGGCGGGCCACACTCAACTCGGCATCGCCGTGCTGGCAGGCATCGCCGTCATCGTCGTCCTCATCACCAGGTTCAAGGTGCACGCCTTTCTGGCGCTGACCATCGGCACGCTCGCGCTCGGCGCGGTCGCCGGAGCGCCGCTGGACAAAGCGATAGCCAGCTTCACCGCCGGGCTCGGGTCGACCGTGGCCGGGGTGGGCGTGCTCATCGCGCTGGGCGCGATCCTCGGCAAGCTGCTCGCGGACTCCGGCGGCGCCGACCAGATCGTCGACACGATCCTCGCGAAGGCCGGCGGGCGGGCGATGCCGTGGGCGATGGTGCTGATCGCCTCCGTGATCGGGCTGCCGCTGTTCTTCGAGGTCGGGATCGTGCTGCTCATCCCGGTGGTGCTGATGGTCGCCAAGCGCGGCGGCTACTCGCTGATGCGGATCGGCGTGCCCGCCCTCGCCGGTCTGTCCGTCATGCACGGGCTGATCCCGCCGCACCCCGGTCCGCTGGTCGCCATCGACGCGGTCAAGGCCAACCTGGGGGTGACGCTGGCGCTGGGCCTGGTCGTCGCGATACCGACCGTGGTCATCGCCGGGCCGCTGTTCTCCACGTACGCGGCCCGGTGGGTGGATGTTCCGGTGCCCGAGCGCATGATTTCCCTACGGGCCTCGGAGGAGCTGGAGAAGCGGCCCGGGTTCGGCGCGACCATCGCGACCGTGCTGCTGCCGGTCATACTGATGCTGGCCAAGGCGCTGGTGGACATCGTCGTGGACGACCCGGAGAACATGGTCCAGCGGGTCTTCGACGTCGTCGGGTCGCCGCTGATCGCGCTGCTCGCGGCGGTGATCGTGGGCATGTTCACGCTGGGGCGGGCGGCCGGGTTCGCCAAGGGGCGGCTGGCGTCGACCGTCGAGACGTCCCTCGCGCCGATCGCCGGGATCCTGCTGATCGTCGGTGCCGGTGGCGGGTTCAAGCAGACGCTCATCGACTCCGGGGTCGGGCAGATGATCCTGGACATCTCCGAGGACTGGTCGATACCCGCGCTCGTCCTGGCCTGGCTCATCGCGGTGGCGATCCGGTTGGCCACGGGGTCGGCGACCGTCGCGACGATCTCGGCGGCGGGGCTCGTGGCACCGCTGGCCGCGGACATGTCGACGACCCACGCGGCTCTGTTGGTGCTGGCCATCGGTGCCGGGTCGCTGTTCTTCAGCCATGTCAACGACGCCGGCTTCTGGATGGTCAAGGAGTACTTCGGGATGAGCGTCGGGCAGACCATCAAGAGCTGGTCGGTGATGGAGACGATCATCTCGGTGGTGGCGGGGGCGATGGTGTTGCTGTTGTCGCTGGTTATCTAG
- a CDS encoding gluconokinase, which translates to MGTPPVVVVMGVSGTGKTTIGPLLAARLGVPYAEGDDFHPEANIAKMSAGIPLEDVDRWPWLDSIGRWAHGRAGLGGVVSCSALKRGYRDRLRSAAPGLVFVHLTGDRELVEDRLSHRRGHFMPTALLDSQFATLQPLEADEAGVSVDVSGGPEEITERAVAALRELGPAS; encoded by the coding sequence ATGGGTACCCCTCCCGTCGTCGTGGTGATGGGCGTGTCAGGAACCGGGAAGACCACGATCGGTCCCCTGCTCGCGGCCAGGCTCGGCGTTCCGTACGCCGAGGGCGACGACTTCCACCCCGAGGCCAACATCGCGAAGATGTCGGCCGGGATTCCGCTTGAGGACGTGGACCGGTGGCCGTGGCTGGACTCCATCGGCCGGTGGGCCCACGGCCGGGCCGGACTCGGCGGGGTGGTCAGCTGCTCGGCTCTCAAGCGCGGCTACCGGGACCGGTTGCGGTCCGCCGCGCCCGGGCTCGTCTTCGTGCACCTCACCGGTGACCGCGAGCTCGTCGAGGACCGGCTGTCGCACCGGCGGGGGCACTTCATGCCGACGGCGCTGCTCGACTCGCAGTTCGCCACGCTGCAGCCGCTGGAAGCGGACGAGGCCGGTGTCTCCGTCGATGTCTCGGGCGGCCCCGAGGAGATCACCGAGCGGGCGGTCGCCGCGCTGCGGGAGCTCGGTCCGGCGTCGTAA
- a CDS encoding FadR/GntR family transcriptional regulator, translating into MTTPGRGLHGRVLETLGPAITAGEYPPGSVLRTDELAQTFEVSRSVMREAVRVLESMHLVESRRRVGVIVRPSAEWNVYDPQVIRWRLAGADRPRQLRSLTVLRSAVEPVAAGLAARNATAEQCAAITECALGMVANSRGHQLEGYLLHDVAFHRLILNASGNEMFARLGDVVEEVLAGRTHHEVMFHDPDPAAVTLHVDLAEAIREGDAARAEQLTREITVGALQELDVLAPNGHAPASG; encoded by the coding sequence ATGACCACACCGGGCCGGGGGCTGCACGGCCGAGTACTGGAAACCCTCGGTCCGGCGATCACGGCGGGCGAGTACCCGCCGGGCAGTGTGCTGCGCACGGACGAACTCGCCCAGACCTTCGAGGTGTCGCGCTCGGTGATGCGCGAGGCGGTCCGCGTCCTGGAGTCGATGCACCTGGTGGAGTCCCGCCGCCGGGTGGGTGTGATCGTCCGCCCGTCCGCCGAGTGGAACGTCTACGACCCCCAGGTCATCCGCTGGCGCCTGGCCGGCGCCGACCGCCCCCGCCAACTGCGCTCGCTCACCGTGCTCCGCTCGGCCGTCGAACCGGTCGCCGCGGGCCTCGCCGCCCGTAACGCCACGGCCGAGCAGTGCGCCGCGATCACCGAGTGCGCGCTCGGCATGGTCGCCAACTCACGCGGCCACCAACTGGAGGGCTACCTCCTCCACGACGTCGCCTTCCACCGCCTGATCCTCAACGCGTCCGGCAACGAGATGTTCGCCCGCCTCGGCGACGTGGTCGAGGAAGTCCTGGCGGGCCGCACCCACCACGAGGTCATGTTCCACGACCCCGACCCGGCCGCCGTCACCCTCCACGTCGACCTCGCCGAAGCCATCCGCGAGGGCGACGCGGCCCGAGCCGAACAACTCACCCGCGAGATCACCGTCGGCGCCCTCCAGGAACTGGACGTCCTGGCCCCCAACGGCCACGCCCCGGCCTCCGGTTGA
- a CDS encoding YchJ family protein — protein sequence MAGMSSRRRSKATRKPTSGPSSTAPRPCPCGLPETYDSCCGRLHSGNVAAPTAEALMRSRYAAFVVRDEGYLLRTWHPRTRPSNVDFDPGMRWTGLEILDTRDGSAFHTTGTVTFRASFRGGALHERSRFERVDGAWVYVDGEFLT from the coding sequence ATGGCAGGCATGTCGTCGCGCCGTCGCTCCAAGGCCACTCGGAAGCCAACGTCCGGGCCCTCCTCGACCGCCCCTCGGCCGTGCCCGTGCGGGCTCCCTGAGACGTACGACAGCTGCTGCGGCCGCCTCCACTCCGGTAACGTCGCCGCCCCGACCGCCGAGGCGCTGATGCGGTCCCGCTACGCCGCGTTCGTCGTACGGGACGAGGGGTACCTGCTGCGGACCTGGCACCCTCGTACGCGCCCCTCGAACGTCGACTTCGACCCGGGCATGCGGTGGACCGGGCTGGAGATCCTCGACACGCGTGACGGCTCGGCCTTCCACACCACCGGCACCGTCACCTTCCGCGCCTCTTTCCGGGGCGGCGCGCTGCACGAGCGGAGCCGGTTCGAGCGGGTGGACGGAGCCTGGGTGTATGTGGACGGGGAGTTTCTGACCTAG
- a CDS encoding M1 family metallopeptidase gives MAVQQSVGPDPYFPANGDSRYRVHRYEVAVDYRPGPNRLSGTARLNAIAGRAALSEFQLNLADFKIGRVRVDGRAPHYTHRGGRLRVRPAKPIRAGAAFTVEVHWSGNPKPVNSPWGGLGWEELTDGALVASQPIGAPSWYPCNDRPADKASYQISITTPSAYQVVAGGRLLTRTAKASTTTWVYEQSAPTSSYLVGLSIGKYQTVLLGDPGPGGVPQHGHIPAHLLTEFSRDFARQPAMMELFEELFGPYPFGEYAVVVTEEELDVPVEAQGLSLFGANHVDGARGSERLVAHELAHQWFGNSVSIADWRHIWLNEGFAKYAEWLWSERSGGRSAQQLAAAAHQKLSALPQDLRLADPGRKLMFDDRLYERGGLTVHAVRCVLGDDAFFRMLRGWANVHRGGAVTTAAFTAHAARYADGSLDDLFRAWLHDTALPPLPSLPSPPVSKRAAVPARPSYPPTNAGSA, from the coding sequence GTGGCGGTTCAGCAGTCAGTGGGTCCGGACCCGTACTTCCCGGCGAACGGTGATTCCCGTTACCGGGTGCACCGGTACGAGGTCGCCGTGGACTACCGCCCCGGTCCGAACCGGCTCTCCGGCACGGCGCGGCTGAACGCGATAGCGGGCCGTGCCGCGCTCTCCGAGTTCCAGCTGAACCTCGCCGACTTCAAGATCGGGCGGGTCCGGGTCGACGGCCGGGCACCGCACTACACGCACCGGGGCGGCAGGCTGCGCGTCCGCCCCGCCAAGCCGATCCGGGCCGGGGCCGCGTTCACCGTCGAGGTGCACTGGTCGGGCAACCCGAAGCCGGTGAACAGCCCCTGGGGCGGGCTCGGTTGGGAGGAGCTGACCGACGGGGCGCTGGTGGCGAGCCAGCCGATCGGGGCGCCGTCGTGGTACCCGTGCAACGACCGGCCGGCCGACAAGGCGTCGTACCAGATCTCGATCACGACGCCGTCCGCGTACCAGGTGGTGGCGGGCGGTCGGCTGCTGACCCGTACGGCGAAGGCGTCCACGACGACGTGGGTGTACGAGCAGTCGGCGCCGACGTCGAGCTATCTGGTCGGCCTGTCGATCGGCAAGTACCAGACGGTGCTGCTGGGCGACCCGGGTCCGGGTGGCGTACCGCAGCACGGGCACATCCCGGCGCATCTCCTCACGGAATTCTCCCGGGACTTCGCGCGGCAGCCCGCCATGATGGAGCTGTTCGAGGAACTCTTCGGGCCGTATCCGTTCGGTGAGTACGCGGTGGTGGTGACCGAGGAGGAGCTCGATGTCCCCGTCGAGGCACAGGGGTTGTCGCTGTTCGGCGCCAACCACGTGGACGGGGCGCGGGGTTCGGAGCGGCTGGTCGCGCACGAGCTGGCCCACCAGTGGTTCGGCAACAGTGTGTCCATCGCCGACTGGCGGCACATCTGGCTGAACGAAGGTTTCGCCAAGTACGCCGAGTGGCTGTGGTCGGAGCGCTCCGGCGGCCGGAGCGCTCAGCAACTGGCCGCCGCCGCGCACCAGAAGCTGTCCGCGCTCCCGCAGGACCTGCGGCTGGCCGACCCGGGCCGGAAGCTGATGTTCGACGACCGGCTCTACGAGCGCGGCGGGTTGACCGTGCACGCGGTGCGCTGCGTGCTCGGCGACGACGCCTTCTTCCGTATGCTGCGGGGCTGGGCGAACGTCCACCGGGGTGGTGCCGTCACGACAGCGGCCTTCACCGCCCACGCCGCGCGGTACGCGGACGGTTCGCTGGACGACCTGTTCAGGGCGTGGCTGCACGACACAGCCCTGCCGCCGCTGCCGTCGTTGCCGTCGCCGCCGGTGTCCAAGAGGGCCGCGGTGCCGGCGCGGCCGTCGTATCCGCCGACGAACGCGGGGTCCGCGTAA
- a CDS encoding Pls/PosA family non-ribosomal peptide synthetase, with amino-acid sequence MAAVYDSPDLTLLDGELTEGTGESDGSARFAAGPAASPRTLVDVFEASVRSYPDEPALDDGKRRLTYRELAVEVERLRRKLGSAGVGLGDRVGVRVPSGTNELYVAILAVLAAGAAYVPVDAEDPDERAELVFGEAEVRAVVGAGHRLTVNGTSEAAAARPGVEHDAWIIFTSGSTGKPKGVAVSHRSAAAFVDAEAALFLTEEPIGPGDRVMAGLSVAFDASCEEMWLAWRYGACLVPVPRAQVRSGADLGHWLVEQEITVVSTVPTLAALWEPEALGDVRLLIFGGEACPPELAQRLVTEGREVWNTYGPTEATVVACASLMSGEEPIRIGLPLGGWELAVVDEAGEPVPMGGSGQLVIGGVGLARYLDAEKDAEKYAPLKSLGWERAYRSGDLVKAEPEGLIFLGRADEQIKLGGRRIELGEVDAALQALPGVAGAAAAVRTARSGNQLLVGYVVTQDGWDQAAAVEKLRAELPAALVPLLAPVTELPTRTSGKVDRNALPWPLPELETAGPAEELYGTEAWLAEQWAEVLGVPVGGAEDDFFAIGGGSLAAAQLTTKLRSRYPSVAVLDIYQRPTVRKLARYLEESGQEDGAERAVTPVPVRARVVQSLLLVTLFTLLGLRWVVPLAALGNLLTPYGWLPTAPWWAVVAGAVLFFSPPGRLAIAAGGARLLLRGVEPGRYARGGSVHLRLWAAERLAEFSGATSLTGVWLERYARALGAKVGADVDLHTLPPVTGLLKLGRGAAVESEVDLSGYWLDGDRLEIGAVKVGAGAVVGTRSMLLPGARVGKRAEVAPGSAVAGQVPTGQRWAGAPAVKLGKAKRNWPKERPQRGLFWRASYGVTGVGLTALPLLALVAALAVLGLFVDPDAGLGAALRGAAIGLVPATLAFGAAYALLLLVAVRLLSLRLREGTHPTHSRIGWQAWTVTQLMDRSRETLFPLYAGLVTPVWLRLLGMRIGKGAEVSTVLALPSLTTVGDGAFLADDTLTAPYELGGGWMRIGRAEIGRRAFLGNSGMTAPGRSVPEGGLVGVLSATPKKAKKGSSYLGLPPVKLPRSTAGGDQSRTYEPPARLLWARALVELCRIVPVFCSAGLALLTVAALSVLGGWAWLLGGVVLLGAGAVGAVLSIVAKWLLVGRHRSGEHPLWSGFVWRNELADTFVEVLAVPWLAGSVPGTPVLNLWLRGLGARIGRGVWVESYWLPETDLVTLGDGATVNRGCVLQTHLFHDRILRTDTVELREGATLGPGGIVLPGSVVGARTTLGPASLVMAAESVPDDTRWLGNPIEAWRR; translated from the coding sequence ATGGCCGCCGTATACGACAGTCCCGACCTCACGCTGCTCGACGGCGAGCTGACGGAGGGAACGGGAGAGTCCGACGGCTCGGCCCGCTTCGCCGCGGGGCCCGCCGCGTCACCGCGGACGCTCGTCGACGTCTTCGAGGCGTCCGTACGGTCGTACCCGGACGAGCCCGCGCTGGACGACGGGAAGCGGAGGCTCACCTACCGGGAACTGGCCGTCGAGGTCGAGCGTCTGCGGCGGAAGTTGGGGTCCGCCGGGGTCGGGCTCGGCGACCGGGTGGGCGTGCGGGTGCCGTCGGGCACCAATGAGCTGTACGTGGCGATCCTCGCGGTGCTGGCCGCCGGTGCCGCGTACGTCCCGGTGGACGCCGAGGATCCCGATGAGCGGGCCGAGCTGGTGTTCGGGGAGGCCGAGGTGCGGGCGGTCGTCGGGGCCGGGCACCGGCTCACCGTCAACGGCACGTCCGAGGCCGCGGCCGCGCGGCCCGGGGTCGAGCACGACGCGTGGATCATCTTCACCTCCGGGTCCACCGGCAAGCCCAAGGGCGTCGCCGTGAGCCATCGCAGCGCCGCCGCGTTCGTGGACGCCGAGGCCGCGTTGTTCCTCACCGAGGAGCCGATCGGGCCCGGGGACCGGGTGATGGCCGGGCTGTCGGTCGCCTTCGACGCCTCCTGCGAGGAGATGTGGCTGGCCTGGCGGTACGGGGCCTGTCTGGTGCCGGTGCCGCGTGCGCAGGTCAGGAGCGGTGCCGATCTGGGGCACTGGCTGGTCGAGCAGGAGATCACCGTCGTCTCGACCGTGCCGACGCTGGCCGCGCTGTGGGAGCCCGAGGCGCTGGGCGACGTACGGCTGCTGATCTTCGGCGGTGAGGCCTGCCCGCCCGAGCTGGCGCAGCGGCTGGTGACCGAGGGCCGCGAGGTCTGGAACACGTACGGGCCCACCGAGGCGACAGTGGTCGCCTGTGCCTCGCTCATGTCGGGTGAGGAGCCCATTCGGATCGGGCTGCCCCTGGGCGGCTGGGAGCTGGCCGTCGTCGACGAGGCCGGGGAGCCCGTGCCGATGGGGGGCAGCGGGCAGCTGGTCATCGGCGGGGTCGGGCTGGCGCGGTATCTCGACGCCGAGAAGGACGCGGAGAAGTACGCGCCGCTCAAGTCGCTCGGCTGGGAGCGCGCCTACCGGAGCGGGGATCTCGTCAAGGCCGAGCCCGAGGGGTTGATCTTCCTCGGGCGGGCCGATGAGCAGATCAAGCTCGGCGGACGGCGGATCGAGCTGGGTGAGGTCGACGCCGCGTTGCAGGCGCTGCCCGGTGTCGCGGGTGCCGCGGCGGCCGTACGGACCGCGCGGAGCGGCAATCAGCTGCTCGTCGGGTACGTCGTCACCCAGGACGGGTGGGACCAGGCGGCGGCCGTCGAGAAGCTGCGGGCCGAGCTGCCGGCCGCGTTGGTGCCGCTGCTGGCGCCGGTGACGGAGCTGCCGACACGGACGTCCGGGAAGGTCGACCGGAACGCGCTGCCGTGGCCGCTTCCGGAGCTGGAGACCGCCGGTCCGGCCGAGGAGTTGTACGGGACCGAGGCGTGGCTCGCCGAGCAGTGGGCCGAGGTGCTCGGGGTGCCGGTCGGCGGCGCGGAGGACGACTTCTTCGCGATCGGTGGCGGCAGTCTGGCCGCCGCCCAGCTGACGACGAAGCTGCGGAGCCGGTATCCGAGCGTCGCCGTGCTGGACATCTACCAGCGGCCGACGGTGCGGAAGCTGGCCCGGTATCTGGAGGAGTCCGGCCAGGAGGACGGTGCCGAGCGTGCGGTGACCCCCGTGCCGGTACGGGCCCGTGTCGTCCAGTCGCTGCTGCTCGTCACGCTGTTCACGCTGCTCGGGCTGCGGTGGGTCGTCCCGTTGGCCGCGCTCGGGAATCTGCTCACTCCGTACGGCTGGCTGCCGACCGCGCCCTGGTGGGCGGTCGTGGCCGGGGCGGTGCTGTTCTTCAGCCCGCCGGGGCGGCTCGCGATCGCGGCGGGCGGGGCGCGGCTGCTGCTGCGCGGAGTCGAGCCCGGTCGGTACGCCCGTGGCGGAAGCGTGCATCTGCGGTTGTGGGCGGCCGAGCGGCTGGCCGAGTTCAGTGGCGCGACCTCGCTGACCGGGGTCTGGCTGGAGCGGTACGCCCGCGCCCTGGGCGCCAAGGTCGGGGCGGATGTGGACCTGCACACACTGCCGCCGGTGACCGGGCTGCTCAAGCTCGGGCGGGGTGCGGCCGTGGAGTCCGAGGTGGATCTCTCCGGGTACTGGCTGGACGGGGATCGGTTGGAGATCGGCGCCGTGAAGGTGGGCGCCGGTGCGGTGGTCGGGACGCGGAGCATGCTGCTGCCGGGGGCGCGCGTGGGCAAGCGGGCCGAGGTGGCCCCGGGTTCCGCCGTGGCCGGGCAGGTCCCGACCGGGCAGCGCTGGGCCGGGGCGCCGGCCGTCAAGCTGGGCAAGGCGAAGCGGAACTGGCCCAAGGAGCGCCCGCAGCGAGGCCTGTTCTGGCGGGCGTCGTACGGCGTGACCGGCGTCGGGCTGACCGCGCTGCCGCTGCTCGCCCTGGTCGCCGCGCTGGCCGTGCTCGGTCTGTTCGTGGACCCGGACGCCGGGCTCGGTGCGGCGCTGCGGGGCGCGGCGATCGGGCTGGTGCCGGCCACGCTCGCGTTCGGGGCGGCGTACGCGCTGCTGCTGCTCGTCGCCGTGCGGCTGCTGAGCCTCAGGCTGCGCGAGGGCACGCATCCCACGCACAGCAGGATCGGGTGGCAGGCCTGGACGGTCACCCAGCTGATGGACCGGTCGCGGGAGACGCTGTTCCCGCTGTACGCCGGGCTGGTCACGCCGGTGTGGCTGCGACTGCTCGGGATGCGGATCGGCAAGGGCGCCGAGGTGTCCACCGTGCTCGCGCTGCCGAGCCTGACCACGGTCGGGGACGGGGCGTTCCTCGCCGATGACACGCTGACTGCGCCGTACGAGCTGGGTGGCGGCTGGATGCGGATCGGGCGGGCGGAGATCGGGCGGCGGGCGTTCCTCGGGAATTCCGGGATGACCGCGCCGGGGCGGAGCGTGCCGGAGGGCGGGCTCGTCGGGGTGCTGTCGGCGACGCCGAAGAAGGCGAAGAAGGGCAGCTCGTATCTGGGGTTGCCGCCGGTGAAGCTGCCCCGGTCGACGGCCGGCGGCGACCAGAGCCGGACGTACGAGCCGCCGGCGCGGCTGTTGTGGGCGCGGGCGCTGGTGGAGCTGTGCCGGATCGTGCCGGTGTTCTGCTCGGCGGGGCTCGCGCTGCTGACGGTGGCGGCGCTGAGCGTGCTCGGCGGCTGGGCGTGGCTGCTGGGCGGGGTCGTGCTGCTGGGTGCGGGGGCCGTGGGAGCCGTGCTCTCGATCGTGGCGAAGTGGCTTCTCGTGGGACGGCATCGCAGTGGTGAGCATCCGCTGTGGAGCGGTTTCGTGTGGCGCAACGAGTTGGCGGACACCTTCGTGGAGGTGCTGGCCGTGCCGTGGCTGGCCGGGTCGGTGCCCGGTACGCCGGTGCTGAACCTGTGGCTGCGCGGGCTCGGGGCGCGGATCGGCAGGGGTGTGTGGGTGGAGAGCTACTGGCTGCCCGAGACCGATCTGGTCACGCTCGGCGACGGGGCCACGGTGAACCGGGGGTGCGTGCTGCAGACCCACCTCTTCCACGACCGGATCTTGCGGACGGATACTGTGGAACTCCGTGAGGGCGCCACCTTGGGCCCGGGCGGAATCGTCCTGCCCGGGAGTGTGGTCGGGGCCCGCACCACGCTGGGTCCGGCGTCGCTGGTCATGGCCGCGGAGTCCGTTCCCGACGACACCCGGTGGCTGGGCAACCCGATCGAGGCATGGCGCCGTTGA
- a CDS encoding M20/M25/M40 family metallo-hydrolase yields the protein MSETDTARRVTGEDEVVDLCRELIQIDTSNFGDHSGPGERKAAEYVAEKLAEVGLEPRIFESHPGRASTVARIEGEDPSRPALLIHGHTDVVPANAADWTHHPFSGEVADGCVWGRGAVDMKDMDAMTLAVVRDRLRSGRKPPRDIVLAFLADEEAGGTYGAKYLVKNHPDLFEGVTEAISEVGGFSFTVSEQRRLYLIQTAEKGMHWMKLTVAGTAGHGSMIHRDNAITELSEAVARLGRHTFPVRVTKTTRAFLDELGDALGTELDPENMEGTLAKLGGIAKLIGATLGNTANPTQLGAGYKVNVIPGEATAHVDGRFLPGFEEEFLADLDRILGPNVRREDVHSDKALETSFDGALVDAMQSALVAEDPAAKAVPYMLSGGTDAKSFDDLGIRGFGFAPLKLPPELDFAGMFHGVDERVPVEGLKFGVRVLDRFIDAS from the coding sequence GTGAGCGAGACGGACACGGCCAGGCGCGTGACCGGCGAGGACGAGGTCGTCGACCTCTGCCGCGAGCTGATCCAGATCGACACCAGCAACTTCGGCGACCACTCCGGCCCGGGCGAACGCAAGGCCGCCGAGTACGTCGCCGAGAAGCTCGCCGAGGTGGGGCTCGAACCGAGGATCTTCGAGTCGCACCCGGGCCGCGCCTCCACGGTGGCCCGCATCGAGGGCGAGGACCCGTCCCGGCCCGCGCTGCTCATCCACGGCCACACCGACGTCGTACCGGCCAACGCGGCGGACTGGACCCACCACCCGTTCTCCGGCGAGGTCGCGGACGGCTGCGTGTGGGGCCGGGGCGCGGTCGACATGAAGGACATGGACGCGATGACGCTGGCGGTCGTACGGGACCGGCTGCGCAGCGGCCGCAAGCCCCCGCGCGACATCGTGCTCGCCTTCCTCGCGGACGAGGAGGCCGGCGGTACATACGGCGCGAAGTACCTGGTCAAGAACCATCCCGACCTCTTCGAGGGTGTCACCGAGGCGATCAGCGAGGTGGGCGGGTTCTCGTTCACCGTGAGCGAGCAGCGACGGCTCTATCTGATCCAGACGGCCGAGAAGGGCATGCACTGGATGAAGCTGACCGTGGCCGGCACGGCCGGGCACGGGTCGATGATCCACCGGGACAACGCGATCACCGAGCTGTCGGAGGCCGTCGCGCGGCTCGGCCGCCACACGTTCCCGGTGCGGGTCACCAAGACGACCCGGGCCTTCCTCGACGAACTCGGCGACGCGCTCGGCACCGAACTCGACCCGGAGAACATGGAGGGCACCCTCGCCAAGCTCGGCGGCATCGCCAAGCTCATCGGCGCGACCCTCGGGAACACCGCCAACCCGACGCAGCTGGGCGCCGGTTACAAGGTCAACGTCATCCCGGGCGAGGCCACCGCGCACGTGGACGGGCGGTTCCTGCCCGGGTTCGAGGAGGAGTTCCTCGCCGACCTCGACCGGATCCTCGGCCCGAACGTGCGGCGCGAGGACGTGCACTCCGACAAGGCGCTGGAGACCTCCTTCGACGGGGCGCTCGTGGACGCGATGCAGTCCGCGCTGGTCGCCGAGGACCCGGCCGCGAAGGCGGTCCCGTACATGCTCTCCGGGGGCACGGACGCCAAGTCCTTCGACGACCTCGGCATCCGTGGCTTCGGTTTCGCGCCGCTCAAGCTGCCGCCGGAGCTGGACTTCGCGGGCATGTTCCACGGCGTCGACGAAAGGGTGCCGGTGGAGGGTTTGAAGTTCGGCGTGCGCGTGCTCGACCGTTTCATCGACGCGTCCTGA
- the chpH gene encoding chaplin ChpH, translating to MIKKVVAAAAATGGLVLAGAGLAVADAGAHGAAVHSPGVASGNVVQVPVDVATNVCGNTVNVIGLLNPAFGNTCINK from the coding sequence ATGATCAAGAAGGTCGTCGCTGCTGCGGCTGCCACCGGTGGTCTGGTGCTCGCGGGTGCGGGTCTGGCTGTCGCCGACGCCGGTGCCCACGGTGCCGCCGTGCACTCCCCGGGTGTCGCGTCGGGCAACGTCGTCCAGGTGCCCGTCGACGTCGCCACGAACGTGTGCGGCAACACGGTCAACGTGATCGGGCTGCTGAACCCCGCCTTCGGCAACACCTGCATCAACAAGTGA